In Tachysurus vachellii isolate PV-2020 chromosome 1, HZAU_Pvac_v1, whole genome shotgun sequence, a genomic segment contains:
- the rfc4 gene encoding replication factor C subunit 4, translated as MQAFLKGSAQSVKAQKDKATASSSGENKRQKPMPWVEKYRPKCVDEVAFQDEVVAVLKKSLEGADLPNLLFYGPPGTGKTSTILAAARELYGPELYKQRVLELNASDERGIQVIREKVKRFAQLTVAGTRQDGKSCPPFKIIILDEADSMTGAAQAALRRTMEKESRTTRFCLICNYVSRIIEPLTSRCSKFRFKPLGNQVQQERLEEICEKENLKYSKEGIDALVKVSEGDLRKAITLLQSTARLSAEKEITESIVIEIAGVVPPKVIENLLQTCYKGNFEKLEIAVKNMIEEGYAATQILSQFHDIIIEEKLGDKQKSVITEKMAVVDKCLVDGADEYLQLLNLCSVIMQQATQST; from the exons ATGCAGGCTTTTTTGAAAGGATCTGCACAAAGTGTTAAAGCACAGAAGGACAAAGCCACAGCTTCGAGCAGTGGAGAGAATAAGCGACAGAAACCAATGCCATGGGTGGAGAAATA CAGACCTAAGTGTGTGGATGAAGTTGCTTTTCAAGATGAGGTCGTTGCAGTTTTGAAGAAATCGCTAGAGGGCGCTGAT CTCCCAAATCTTCTGTTTTATGGCCCACCTGGAACAGGAAAGACCTCCACTATTCTTGCTGCTGCCAGAGAGCTTTATGG CCCAGAGCTTTACAAACAGAGAGTTCTGGAGCTGAACGCCTCAGATGAGAGAGGGATTCAGGTGATCCGGGAGAAAGTGAAGCGTTTTGCTCAGCTCACGGTGGCTGGTACTCGGCAAga TGGAAAATCATGTCCTCCTTTTAAAATCATTATTCTGGACGAGGCGGATTCTATGACCGGTGCGGCCCAGGCCGCTCTCAGGCGCACCATGGAGAAGGAGTCGCGCACAACCCGCTTTTGTCTCATCTGTAACTACGTCAGCAG AATCATCGAGCCTTTGACGTCCCGCTGCTCCAAATTCCGCTTCAAACCTCTCGGCAACCAGGTTCAGCAGGAGCGTCTGGAGGAAATCTGCGAGAAGGAGAATCTCAAATACAGTAAAGAG gGGATTGATGCGCTGGTCAAGGTGTCAGAGGGAGATCTCCGGAAAGCTATAACACTCCTACAGAGCACAGCCAGACTCAGTGCAGAGAAAGAGATCACAGAGAGCATCGTTATCGAGATCGCAGGG GTGGTTCCACCCAAAGTGATTGAGAATCTGCTTCAGACTTGCTACAAAGGCAACTTTGAAAAATTAGAGATTGCTGTGAAG AATATGATTGAAGAAGGCTACGCTGCTACACAGATCCTCAGCCAGTTCCATGACATTATCATCGAGGAGAAATTGGGGGATAAACAGAAGTCTGTCATCACAGAAAAGATGGCT GTTGTTGATAAGTGCTTGGTGGACGGAGCTGATGAATACTTGCAGCTGCTGAACCTCTGCTCTGTGATCATGCAGCAGGCTACACAGAGCACTTGA